A DNA window from Deltaproteobacteria bacterium contains the following coding sequences:
- a CDS encoding heme-dependent peroxidase, whose amino-acid sequence MANETNSLPATPLTLDGSYLLHQMFRVRWSAWQAAGATGRKHVLEHSAGQLSAMEANPQEASGWFSLLGHKGDLMFVHFRKTLEDLNQAELSITQTPLQEFLEPTTSYVSVVELGIYEASVKLYGELVAKGLQPGTGEWNREVDAELAKQRAASTARLYPEIPQRRYVCFYPMNKYRGESKNWYSESIQERQRMMREHGMIGRHYAGRVTQIISGSIGFDDWEWGVDLFADDPLVFKKLVYEMRFDEASAVYGLFGTFYVGLRFPASQLGTLLDGKTPGFK is encoded by the coding sequence ATGGCCAACGAGACCAACTCACTACCGGCGACGCCGTTAACGTTAGACGGCTCGTACCTCCTCCATCAGATGTTCCGTGTGCGCTGGTCGGCCTGGCAGGCTGCTGGCGCCACCGGGCGCAAGCACGTGCTTGAGCACAGCGCCGGGCAGTTGTCGGCCATGGAAGCCAACCCGCAGGAGGCCAGCGGTTGGTTTTCCTTGCTCGGCCACAAGGGCGATTTGATGTTCGTCCACTTCCGCAAGACTCTCGAAGATTTGAATCAAGCCGAATTGAGCATCACCCAAACCCCGCTGCAGGAATTTCTCGAGCCGACGACTTCCTACGTTTCGGTCGTCGAGCTCGGCATCTACGAGGCCTCGGTGAAACTCTACGGGGAATTGGTCGCCAAAGGGCTGCAGCCCGGCACCGGCGAATGGAACCGCGAGGTCGACGCCGAGCTCGCCAAGCAACGCGCCGCTTCGACAGCGCGGCTCTATCCCGAGATTCCGCAGCGCCGCTACGTTTGCTTTTATCCGATGAACAAATACCGCGGCGAGAGCAAGAACTGGTACAGCGAGTCGATTCAAGAACGGCAAAGAATGATGCGCGAGCACGGCATGATCGGCCGCCACTACGCCGGCCGCGTAACCCAGATCATTTCCGGCTCCATCGGCTTCGACGACTGGGAATGGGGCGTCGATCTGTTCGCCGACGATCCGCTGGTTTTCAAGAAACTCGTCTACGAGATGCGCTTCGACGAAGCCAGCGCGGTGTACGGTTTGTTCGGAACCTTCTACGTCGGCCTGCGCTTCCCCGCCAGCCAGCTCGGCACTTTGCTAGACGGCAAGACGCCGGGATTTAAATAG